The following proteins come from a genomic window of Gossypium raimondii isolate GPD5lz chromosome 5, ASM2569854v1, whole genome shotgun sequence:
- the LOC105766155 gene encoding receptor protein kinase-like protein ZAR1: MFSLVLALLCFHGVVVTCLNNEGYALLSFKNSIYEDPEGSLSNWNSSHDNPCSWNGIACKEQRVVSISIPNNKLRGFLPSALGSLFDLRHLNLRNNKLFGAFPVELLEVEGLQSLVLYGNSMSEALPNQIGKLKYLQTLDLSENFFNGSLPSSIVQCKRLRTLDLSQNYFTGSLPNGFGTGLVSLENLDLSFNKFNGSIPWDFGNLSSLQGTVDLSHNLFTGLIPGSLGDLPAKVYIDLTYNNLSGPIPQNGALKNRGPTAFVGNPGLCGPPLKNPCSLDTTGATSPSSHPLLQDNNSTGNSADNERGLSKGAVIAIIVSDIIGVCILGMLLSYCCSIVCVCDNDKDDHGDGFEKGRNGKGCSCFRKVELETLSENLEQYDLVLLDTQLAFDLDELLKASAFVLGKSGTGIMYKVVLHDGLILAVRRLGEGGSQRFKEFRTEVEAIGKLRHPNIVTLRAYYWSVDEKLLVYDYVPNGSLAIALHGKAGMVSFTPLSWPVRLKIIKGIAKGLVYLHEFSPKKYVHGDLKPSNILLDQNMESRISDFGLGQLADIAGNSPIMQSDRMPSDEPQERLQKSASSEATAIYSSTNLRSFYQAPEALKVVKQSQKWDVYSYGVILLEMLTGKYPVVCVGNSEMDLVHWIQLCIEEKKQLLDVLDPYLAPDADEEEEIIAVLKITMVCVHSSPERRPTMRHVFDALERLTTSTD, translated from the exons ATGTTTTCTTTGGTTTTAGCTCTCTTGTGCTTTCATGGTGTTGTAGTGACTTGTTTGAATAATGAAGGGTATGCACTTTTATCCTTTAAGAACTCCATTTATGAGGACCCTGAAGGGTCTTTAAGCAACTGGAACTCTTCTCATGACAACCCTTGTTCATGGAATGGGATTGCATGCAAAGAACAAAGGGTTGTTTCCATTAGCATTCCAAACAATAAACTCCGTGGATTTCTTCCTTCTGCTTTAGGCTCTTTGTTTGATCTTCGCCATTTGAATTTGAGGAACAATAAGTTGTTTGGGGCTTTTCCTGTTGAGCTGCTTGAAGTTGAGGGATTACAAAGTTTGGTTCTGTATGGGAATTCAATGTCTGAGGCTTTGCCAAATCAAATAGGGAAGCTTAAATACCTTCAAACATTGGATTTATCTGAGAATTTCTTTAATGGTTCATTGCCTTCATCAATTGTTCAATGCAAGCGACTAAGGACCCTTGATCTTAGCCAAAACTATTTCACTGGTTCACTCCCAAATGGGTTTGGAACTGGCTTGGTTTCTCTTGAAAATCTCGATCTTTCATTCAATAAGTTCAATGGTTCAATTCCTTGGGATTTTGGGAATCTTTCTAGTTTGCAAGGAACTGTTGATTTGTCTCACAATCTCTTCACTGGTTTAATCCCAGGTAGCCTTGGTGATCTTCCTGCGAAGGTTTATATTGATCTCACCTATAACAATTTAAGTGGTCCAATACCCCAAAATGGTGCTCTAAAGAACAGAGGACCAACAGCATTTGTTGGTAATCCTGGTCTTTGTGGCCCTCCGTTGAAGAACCCTTGTTCTTTGGATACTACTGGTGCGACTTCGCCTTCTTCACATCCGCTTCTGCAGGATAATAACTCGACTGGGAATTCAGCTGACAATGAGAGAGGACTAAGTAAGGGAGCTGTTATTGCTATTATAGTGAGTGATATAATTGGAGTATGCATTCTTGGGATGCTGTTATCCTATTGTTGTTCAATCGTCTGCGTTTGTGATAATGATAAAGATGATCATGGTGATGGGTTTGAGAAGGGAAGGAATGGAAAGGGATGTTCGTGCTTCCGGAAAGTTGAGTTGGAAACTTTATCGGAAAATCTAGAGCAGTATGATCTTGTGCTGTTGGATACACAATTGGCATTTGATTTGGATGAACTACTTAAAGCTTCTGCTTTTGTACTGGGGAAGAGCGGAACTGGTATCATGTACAAAGTCGTGCTCCATGATGGGCTTATTTTAGCTGTTAGAAGACTGGGAGAAGGTGGCTCTCAAAGGTTTAAGGAATTCCGGACTGAAGTAGAAGCAATTGGAAAGCTGAGGCATCCGAACATTGTTACTCTCAGAGCCTATTATTGGTCTGTCGATGAAAAGCTCCTTGTATATGATTATGTACCTAATGGAAGCCTTGCCATTGCATTGCATG GGAAGGCTGGGATGGTATCTTTCACACCGTTATCTTGGCCTGTACGACTAAAAATCATTAAGGGTATAGCCAAAGGCTTGGTTTATCTACATGAATTCAGCCCCAAAAAATATGTTCACGGAGATTTGAAGCCGAGTAACATATTACTTGACCAGAATATGGAATCACGGATATCTGATTTCGGACTTGGACAACTAGCTGATATTGCTGGGAATTCCCCAATCATGCAATCTGACCGAATGCCTTCAGATGAACCCCAAGAGAGACTACAAAAGAGTGCTTCCTCGGAAGCTACTGCCATTTATTCCTCCACGAACTTGAGATCTTTTTACCAGGCTCCCGAAGCCCTGAAAGTAGTAAAACAATCACAGAAGTGGGATGTCTACTCATATGGGGTAATCTTGCTAGAAATGCTCACAGGGAAATACCCTGTTGTTTGTGTAGGTAACTCGGAAATGGATCTTGTTCATTGGATTCAGCTATgcattgaagaaaaaaaacaactttTGGATGTTTTAGATCCGTATTTAGCACCGGATGCGGATGAAGAGGAGGAGATAATAGCAGTTCTAAAGATCACAATGGTTTGTGTCCATAGCAGCCCTGAAAGAAGACCTACCATGAGGCATGTCTTTGATGCTTTGGAAAGGTTGACAACATCAACTGATTAA
- the LOC105766156 gene encoding auxin-responsive protein IAA32, whose translation MDSNASSFLLNDSILHSVYNYQSNEENGIIDLGLSLGTFQPQPYHPSTHLVSFEGRYSDLINWPGQPNSSHQKSSNAGYSEECQDEAEGVESKERWVYVKVNMDGVMVGRKVCMADHGGYLGLARQLEEMFGRHSLSGLRLFGVESEYWLLYKDDIGENWRNVGDVPWKEFVERVRRLRICRKKDDVHRPSF comes from the exons atGGATTCCAATGCTTCAAGCTTTCTTCTAAACGACTCCATTCTTCACTCAGTTTATAATTATCAAAGCAATGAAGAAAATGGTATTATTGATCTTGGTCTGAGTCTGGGAACTTTCCAACCTCAACCTTACCATCCATCTACACATT TGGTAAGCTTCGAAGGCAGATATAGTGACCTGATAAATTGGCCCGGCCAGCCAAATTCGTCACACCAAAAAAGCTCGAACGCTGGATATTCCGAGGAGTGTCAGGACGAAGCAGAAGGGGTTGAAAGCAAGGAGAGGTGGGTTTATGTTAAGGTAAACATGGATGGAGTTATGGTTGGTAGAAAAGTTTGCATGGCTGATCATGGCGGCTACTTAGGCCTTGCACGACAACTCGAAGAAATGTTCG GGAGACATTCACTCTCGGGATTAAGGTTATTCGGAGTGGAGTCGGAGTATTGGTTATTATACAAAGACGACATAGGGGAAAATTGGAGGAATGTTGGGGATGTCCCCTGGAA gGAGTTCGTGGAACGGGTGAGACGGCTGCGTATTTGCCGAAAGAAGGATGATGTTCATCGTCCATCATTCTGA
- the LOC105766157 gene encoding uncharacterized protein LOC105766157 isoform X1 → MTTLQFHSQSRFESDIRFASSTSCSFRPRRNFTLPRRFRPRPPSLHSHSSTSLRPLPRAFSNDPAVTEKPSICTADELHYVPLPNSDWRLALWRYHPPPQAPPRNHPLLLLSGLGTNAIGYDLSPESSFARYMSGQGFDTWILEFRGAGLSVQASNLKELKQSADAVSEQIEAIAKSVANEVSPQKQPTGVSGYLSDSEFYFLREDSIGIGTAWDEAKLVAELTEIFMRLSERLSGFLSESQSRLISTKLLDQISKLLEDSQLSERFEEVRIKLANILEKQQNSVIASQIRDLSQRLVNIIEGGQRSVSPQFIDIQERLSSTIEDFQKQLDLIVKYDWDFDHYLEEDVPAAMEYIRAQTKPKDGKLLAIGHSMGGILLYAMLSRCGSEGREPRLKAVVTMASALDYRCSKPLKVLLPLADPAQALNVPAVPFGTLLAAAYPLASRPPYVLGWLNDLISAEDMMHPELLEKLVLNNFCTIPTKLIMQLTSAFGDKGLCNRSGKLSYRDHLNKSNVPVLAIAGDQDLICPPEAVGETAKLFPENLVTYKLFGEPHGPHYAHYDLVGGRLHQIYTSHSYCYVIDHFRGGIGRAYVTQIQV, encoded by the exons ATGACCACGCTCCAATTCCATTCCCAATCCCGATTCGAATCCGATATCCGGTTCGCTTCCTCCACTTCCTGCAGTTTCCGTCCTAGACGGAACTTCACCCTCCCTCGTCGGTTTCGCCCTCGCCCTCCATCTCTCCACTCTCATTCCTCCACCTCTTTACGGCCACTCCCAAGAGCTTTCTCCAACGATCCTGCCGTTACCGAAAAGCCTTCTATTTGTACAGCCGACGAGCTCCACTATGTGCCTCTACCTAATTCTGATTGGCGCCTTGCCCTCTGGCGTTATCACCCTCCTCCtcag GCGCCACCTAGAAATCACcctctattattattatctgGACTGGGGACTAATGCCATTGGGTATGATCTTTCTCCTGAG TCTTCATTTGCGAGATACATGTCTGGCCAAGGATTTGACACATGGATTCTTGAGTTTCGTGGTGCTGGGCTGAGTGTGCAGGCATCAAATTTGAAAGAACTTAAGCAATCTGCTGATGCAGTATctgagcagattgaagctatagcTAAGAGTGTGGCAAATGAAGTGTCTCCTCAGAAGCAGCCAACCGGTGTTTCTGGTTACCTATCCGATTCtgagttttattttcttagagAAGATTCAATAGGGATTGGAACGGCATGGGATGAAGCAAAATTGGTTGCAGAGTTAACAGAAATTTTCATGCGTTTGTCTGAGAGACTTTCTGGCTTTCTTAGTGAAAGTCAATCAAGACTAATATCAACTAAACTATTAGATCAGATATCAAAACTTTTGGAAGATTCTCAATTATCTGAACGCTTTGAGGAGGTGAGGATAAAGCTCGCCAACATATtagaaaaacaacaaaactCAGTTATTGCCAGCCAAATTAGAGATCTGAGTCaaagacttgtaaatattattgaggGAGGCCAACGATCTGTTTCACCTCAGTTCATTGATATTCAAGAGAGGCTTTCTTCAACAATAGAAGATTTTCAGAAACAACTTGACTTGATTGTGAAGTATGATTGGGATTTTGATCACTATTTGGAGGAGGATGTTCCTGCTGCG ATGGAATACATAAGGGCACAGACAAAGCCAAAGGATGGAAAACTGCTTGCAATTGGTCACTCAATGGGAGGCATATTGCTTTATGCAATGCTATCACGGTGTG GTTCTGAAGGAAGGGAACCAAGACTTAAGGCTGTTGTAACTATGGCATCGGCACTTGATTACAGATGCTCAAAGCCACTCAAAGTACTCTTACCTCTT GCAGATCCTGCCCAAGCACTTAATGTCCCTGCTGTTCCATTTGGAACATTACTGGCAGCTGCTTATCCTCTAGCTTCTCGGCCTCCTTATGTATTGGGTTGGCTTAATGATCTAATATCAGCAGAGGACATGATGCATCCAGAGTTGCTAGAAAAGCTCGTCTTAAATAATTTCT GTACCATACCAACTAAGCTTATTATGCAGCTCACATCAGCATTCGGAGACAAGGGGTTATGCAATAGAAGTGGTAAACTTTCCTACAGGGATCACCTAAATAAAAGCAATGTCCCTGTCCTGGCTATTGCAGGAGATCAAGATCTGATTTGCCCACCCGAAGCTGTAGGGG AAACTGCGAAGCTTTTTCCGGAGAATTTGGTAACCTATAAACTTTTTGGAGAACCTCATGGCCCCCATTATGCACACTATGATTTGGTGGGAGGACGATTG CATCAGATTTATACCAGCCACAGCTATTGTTATGTGATTGATCATTTCCGTGGAGGCATTGGTAGGGCTTACGTTACTCAGATTCAGGTTTGA
- the LOC105766157 gene encoding uncharacterized protein LOC105766157 isoform X2, whose translation MTTLQFHSQSRFESDIRFASSTSCSFRPRRNFTLPRRFRPRPPSLHSHSSTSLRPLPRAFSNDPAVTEKPSICTADELHYVPLPNSDWRLALWRYHPPPQAPPRNHPLLLLSGLGTNAIGYDLSPESSFARYMSGQGFDTWILEFRGAGLSVQASNLKELKQSADAVSEQIEAIAKSVANEVSPQKQPTGVSGYLSDSEFYFLREDSIGIGTAWDEAKLVAELTEIFMRLSERLSGFLSESQSRLISTKLLDQISKLLEDSQLSERFEEVRIKLANILEKQQNSVIASQIRDLSQRLVNIIEGGQRSVSPQFIDIQERLSSTIEDFQKQLDLIVKYDWDFDHYLEEDVPAAMEYIRAQTKPKDGKLLAIGHSMGGILLYAMLSRCGSEGREPRLKAVVTMASALDYRCSKPLKVLLPLADPAQALNVPAVPFGTLLAAAYPLASRPPYVLGWLNDLISAEDMMHPELLEKLVLNNFCTIPTKLIMQLTSAFGDKGLCNRSGKLSYRDHLNKSNVPVLAIAGDQDLICPPEAVGETAKLFPENLVTYKLFGEPHGPHYAHYDLVGGRLAMEQVYPCIVQFLSQYDLTSLQKLL comes from the exons ATGACCACGCTCCAATTCCATTCCCAATCCCGATTCGAATCCGATATCCGGTTCGCTTCCTCCACTTCCTGCAGTTTCCGTCCTAGACGGAACTTCACCCTCCCTCGTCGGTTTCGCCCTCGCCCTCCATCTCTCCACTCTCATTCCTCCACCTCTTTACGGCCACTCCCAAGAGCTTTCTCCAACGATCCTGCCGTTACCGAAAAGCCTTCTATTTGTACAGCCGACGAGCTCCACTATGTGCCTCTACCTAATTCTGATTGGCGCCTTGCCCTCTGGCGTTATCACCCTCCTCCtcag GCGCCACCTAGAAATCACcctctattattattatctgGACTGGGGACTAATGCCATTGGGTATGATCTTTCTCCTGAG TCTTCATTTGCGAGATACATGTCTGGCCAAGGATTTGACACATGGATTCTTGAGTTTCGTGGTGCTGGGCTGAGTGTGCAGGCATCAAATTTGAAAGAACTTAAGCAATCTGCTGATGCAGTATctgagcagattgaagctatagcTAAGAGTGTGGCAAATGAAGTGTCTCCTCAGAAGCAGCCAACCGGTGTTTCTGGTTACCTATCCGATTCtgagttttattttcttagagAAGATTCAATAGGGATTGGAACGGCATGGGATGAAGCAAAATTGGTTGCAGAGTTAACAGAAATTTTCATGCGTTTGTCTGAGAGACTTTCTGGCTTTCTTAGTGAAAGTCAATCAAGACTAATATCAACTAAACTATTAGATCAGATATCAAAACTTTTGGAAGATTCTCAATTATCTGAACGCTTTGAGGAGGTGAGGATAAAGCTCGCCAACATATtagaaaaacaacaaaactCAGTTATTGCCAGCCAAATTAGAGATCTGAGTCaaagacttgtaaatattattgaggGAGGCCAACGATCTGTTTCACCTCAGTTCATTGATATTCAAGAGAGGCTTTCTTCAACAATAGAAGATTTTCAGAAACAACTTGACTTGATTGTGAAGTATGATTGGGATTTTGATCACTATTTGGAGGAGGATGTTCCTGCTGCG ATGGAATACATAAGGGCACAGACAAAGCCAAAGGATGGAAAACTGCTTGCAATTGGTCACTCAATGGGAGGCATATTGCTTTATGCAATGCTATCACGGTGTG GTTCTGAAGGAAGGGAACCAAGACTTAAGGCTGTTGTAACTATGGCATCGGCACTTGATTACAGATGCTCAAAGCCACTCAAAGTACTCTTACCTCTT GCAGATCCTGCCCAAGCACTTAATGTCCCTGCTGTTCCATTTGGAACATTACTGGCAGCTGCTTATCCTCTAGCTTCTCGGCCTCCTTATGTATTGGGTTGGCTTAATGATCTAATATCAGCAGAGGACATGATGCATCCAGAGTTGCTAGAAAAGCTCGTCTTAAATAATTTCT GTACCATACCAACTAAGCTTATTATGCAGCTCACATCAGCATTCGGAGACAAGGGGTTATGCAATAGAAGTGGTAAACTTTCCTACAGGGATCACCTAAATAAAAGCAATGTCCCTGTCCTGGCTATTGCAGGAGATCAAGATCTGATTTGCCCACCCGAAGCTGTAGGGG AAACTGCGAAGCTTTTTCCGGAGAATTTGGTAACCTATAAACTTTTTGGAGAACCTCATGGCCCCCATTATGCACACTATGATTTGGTGGGAGGACGATTG GCTATGGAGCAAGTTTACCCATGTATCGTCCAGTTTCTTAGTCAATATGATTTAACATCATTGCAAAAGCTTTTGTGA